The genomic segment TACGAACTCAATGACGACGTCAACGTCTACGGCCGTGTCGCCAAGGGCTTCCGCGCCCCGTCGATCCAGGGCCGTCTCGCGTTCGGCGGCATCTCGGTCGCCGATTCGGAAGAAGTGATCTCGTACGAAGTCGGCATCAAGGCCGACCTGTGGGACCGCCGCGGCCGCATCGGCTTCAACCTGTTCCGCTACAACGTCGACGGCCAGCAGCTGATCGCCGTCGGCGGCGCGACCAACCAGGCGATCCTGCTCAACGCCGACAAGTCGATCGGGCAGGGCGCCGAACTCGATCTGCAGGCCTGGCTGACCGACACGCTGCTGGTGACCTGGGGCACGAGCTACAACGACACCGAAATCCGCGATCCGAATCTCGCGGTGGCAGTCTGCGGCGGCGGCTGCACCGTGACCGATCCCACCGTCAACGGCTTCGCCCTCGTCGACGGCAATCCGCTGCCGCAGGCACCGAAGTGGATCCACAACCTCACCGCGCGCTGGGGCGTGCCGGTCGGCGACGATGCCGAGTTCTACGTCTACACCGACTGGGCGTATCGCGGCCAGGTCAATTTCTTCCTGTACGAATCGCCGGAATTCCGCGGCCGCTCGACGCTGGAAGGCGGTCTGCGTGTCGGCACGAACTGGAACCAGGGCAACTACGATCTCGCCGTGTTCGGCCGCAACATCACCGACAGCACGCGCATCGTCGGCGGCATCGACTTCAACAACCTGACCGGCTTCATCAACGAACCGCGGACCTGGGGTGTGGAGTTCACGGCGAAGTTCTGAGGCGGTTTGCCTCAATCACGACTTCCGTAACGGAACTCGAGACTGTTGGAGCGTGCGACCAGATGACGGTTGCGCGTGAATCCTGCCCTCGTCATTCCGGCGAAAGCCGGAATCCAGTGACGTCCGCTTGCTACCCACCCTGCGCGCGGGTCAATACGAAATGTATTAGGCGCTGGATTCCGGCTTTCGCCGGAATGACGCTTCAATTGATATCCCGAGGCGCGTCGTCGGCTGCAAGTCCGGCGACTTCTGAAAACAGTTTCAAGGACCGCTATGTCTTCTGCGCCGAATCCCGCACGCGCTTCGCACGCATCGCCCCGCTGGTTCGTCCCCGGCGACATCAACGGCTTCTTCGGCCTCGTCGTCGACAATTTGTCCATCCTCGGTTTCATCGCCGCGGCGCTGGTCGGGATCTTCGGGGTGCCGGCCGACATCGTGTTCGGGCGCATGTTTCCGGGCACGGCGTTCGGCGTGCTGGTCGGCAACCTGATGTACACGTGGATGGCGCGGCGCCTCGCGCAGCGCACCGGCCGCAGCGATGTCACCGCGATGCCACTCGGCCTCGATGCGCCGACCAGCATCGGCATGGCGCTGCTGGTGCTCGGGCCCGCGTTCGTCGCGTTCCGCCAGCAAGGTCTGGACGCGAACGCCGCCGGCATTGCGACCTGGCAGCTCGGCATGGCCTCGCTGGTGGTGATGGGCGTGCTGAAACTCGTGCTGTCGTTCGCCGGCGACTGGATCACCCGAGTCGTGCCGCGTGCGGCGCTGCTGGGTTCGATCGGTGGCGCGGCGCTGATGCTGCTCGGCTTTTTGCCGTTGATCGAAACGCTGCGGTCGCCGATCGCCGGCTTCGCGACGCTGGGCCTGCTGCTCTACGTGCTGGTCGCGCGCGGCCCGGTGCCGTTCCGCCTGCCCGGCGTGCCGTTCGCCTTGCTCGTCGGCCTCGCGTTGTACTACGGACTCGGTCTCGCCGGTCTGTCGCCGGGCTTCGCTTTGCCGGAGGCCAGCTGGCCGGCGCCCGCACTGCCGTGGCCGAATCTCGGCTTCGTCGACGGTCTGCCGGCGACGCTGCCGTATCTCTCGCTGCTGCTGCCGTTCGGGCTGCTGATGGTGGTCGGCGGTATCAATGTCAGCGAGAGCGCGCGCGCGGCCGGTGACGACTACCGCACGCGCGACGTGCTGCTGGTCGAAGCGGTGTCGACGCTGGTCGCCGGCGTCTGCGGCGGCGTCGCGCAGACCACGCCCTACATCGGCCAGCCGGCCTACAAGCACATGGGCGCGCGCACCGGCTACACGCTGCTGACGGGTCTCTTCATCGGCATCGGCGGCATGCTCGGCCTGGTGTCCGGTCTGGTGCAGTGGCTGCCGGTCGCGGTGCTCGCGCCGATCATCGTCTTCGTCGGCATCGACATCACCGTGCAGGCTTTCCACAGCACGAAGCGCGAACACGCGATCGCGGTGTCGCTGGCGTTCCTGCCGGCGATCGCCTACCTGCTCAACATCAAGTTCGGCAATCCGGCGTGGATCGATCCCGAGCGCATGGCTGCGCTGTATGCGCAGGTCGTTGCGGGTCACGGCCTGCCGGAGATGGCGACGATCGTCGTACTCGGCAATGGCTTCATCATTACCGCGATGCTCTGGGCGACCGCGCTGGTCGCGCTGGTCGACAAGCGGACCGGCGTCGCGGTCGCGACGCTGCTGGCGGCCGCGGTGGCCACGCTGTTCGGCGTGATCCACTCGGTCCATCCGACCGGCGCGCTGGTGTTGCCGTGGCAACTCGACGGCCTGCGCCAGGCGATCGCGTTCAACTTCGCGGCCGCGTATGCGGTACTGGCGGCGCTGGTGGGCCTTCTGTCGCTGCAACGCCAGCGCAAGCCCGCGGTCCTCGACTGATCGAAGCGGGCGCGCAGGCGCTATCCTGCGCCGCCCGGATATGACCTGCGTGCGATGACGCCGACCCTTTACCAGAACCTGCTCGGCGCTGCGTTTTTCCGTTTGCCCGACGCCTTGCGCGCGCTGCATGGCGTGCACGGCACGGCGCGCTACAGCGGACAGGTCACTGTGGTACGTGGTACAGGGCTCTTGTCGCGGCTGTGCGCACGCCTTGCAGGCCTGCCGCGCGCGATGACCGATGCACCGGTGACGGTGGATTTCGCCAGCGGGCCGAAGGGCGAGGTCTGGTCGCGCGTGTTCGGCACGCCGCCCAAGGCCTCGCGCATGCGCTCGCGCTTGTCGCATCGCGATGGCGAACTGCGCGAGCGGCTCGGCCCGGTGCAGTTCCGCTTCGTGCTGCACACTTGGGACGGCACGATCTTCTGGAACGTCGCCGGCGCACGCCTGCTCGGCGTGGTGCCGCTGCCGGCCGCGCTGT from the Luteimonas fraxinea genome contains:
- a CDS encoding DUF4166 domain-containing protein translates to MTPTLYQNLLGAAFFRLPDALRALHGVHGTARYSGQVTVVRGTGLLSRLCARLAGLPRAMTDAPVTVDFASGPKGEVWSRVFGTPPKASRMRSRLSHRDGELRERLGPVQFRFVLHTWDGTIFWNVAGARLLGVVPLPAALFRDVRCNEREIDGRYAFEVEAALPLVGQLVRYHGWLLPDDPGAA